The Prevotella sp. oral taxon 299 str. F0039 genome has a segment encoding these proteins:
- a CDS encoding TonB-dependent receptor produces MKIVSIFLLSNLYSICLQAADIQGVVTDSSNTPIVGVNITMRTLEGTQVMEGTQSLSDGTFILKGVNPGNYTLVCTHIGYADYIAEVQVNKEASLSLGTLIMSPQSVQLKGVTVSIRRNVFTADKQAIYPSKQQTETSGGGLDLLQKLPIPLLDINPFNRTIGSLDPSGGVAILINDIPADANEVAVLDPKQIRYVEVVRKPGMRYGDQLAMAINIVLKQARNGISLGMNTTNSILFKRGNNNIFATYIRDKSQFSINQNEDYQNYSRQESEELRQYLLPNNSWHKIEQQSLLTRTLSATHGTTLKYNFTQPNNFVFQVQGYITSHRTPKLKKSFLVRETGKSDYIYHTHNRDEYNSNALNLYFKKYLPNKQVLMFNAVGTSINSDYDYRYNQEDNGFQTSYGVEGKKSSVIGEARYSKDFEWGSLTSGIHSFYEHTKNHYTSSASNEGKMINISSKAYVQLDGRWGKFSGSANLAIEDQYYKQQSDRYHKQMFSPSGKLNYDINQRLSLGYDFNLASRLPALSSMNNTAYQIDQWERRMGNSGLKPFNHIEHSLTLAYYNQKCYAMLQGVYAYNKNAIMPTLTRTEEENEHVFFDNGVGNQRNFKQLVLTAYLRYTLFQNKLVLSGTGSYIHYHADSELYNNRRGFFFGNLGVESYLGKLYLSANIRSRYNALHAESIWYNEYASSLSAMYKWKNYQLGLVWEQPLQSTGTNSSVITTNNVVRKMLYQRNPEAGNHILLTFSWRWDHGLKSKAQDVELDNKDTNAGILK; encoded by the coding sequence ATGAAAATAGTTTCTATCTTTCTCTTATCTAACCTGTATTCTATCTGCCTACAAGCAGCCGATATACAAGGAGTTGTAACAGACTCATCTAACACCCCTATTGTTGGCGTAAACATAACTATGCGCACACTGGAAGGAACACAAGTAATGGAAGGAACACAATCTCTTTCTGATGGAACATTCATTCTGAAGGGTGTCAATCCGGGCAATTACACTCTTGTATGCACACATATAGGGTATGCAGACTACATTGCAGAAGTACAGGTAAACAAGGAAGCATCTTTATCTTTAGGCACACTAATAATGTCTCCTCAAAGTGTGCAGCTGAAAGGAGTCACTGTTAGCATCCGTCGCAATGTTTTTACAGCCGACAAGCAAGCTATCTATCCCTCAAAGCAACAAACAGAGACCTCGGGAGGAGGACTGGATTTATTACAAAAACTCCCCATTCCACTATTGGATATTAATCCTTTTAATCGCACCATAGGCTCTCTTGATCCTTCGGGCGGGGTGGCGATATTAATTAATGACATCCCTGCCGATGCCAATGAAGTGGCAGTGTTAGACCCTAAACAGATACGATACGTGGAAGTCGTACGTAAACCAGGTATGAGGTATGGTGATCAACTCGCAATGGCAATTAATATCGTACTCAAACAAGCTAGAAATGGAATATCATTGGGAATGAACACCACCAATTCTATCCTTTTCAAGAGAGGAAACAACAATATATTTGCCACTTACATTCGTGATAAATCCCAGTTCTCCATTAATCAAAATGAAGACTACCAAAACTATTCACGCCAAGAATCAGAAGAATTACGACAATATCTCTTACCAAATAATTCTTGGCATAAGATTGAACAACAAAGTCTATTGACGCGTACTCTATCGGCTACGCACGGTACAACGCTTAAATACAATTTTACACAGCCAAACAATTTCGTGTTTCAGGTACAAGGCTATATCACATCGCATCGTACTCCTAAGCTGAAAAAGTCGTTCCTCGTTCGCGAAACCGGAAAGAGCGACTACATTTATCACACCCATAATCGAGACGAATATAATTCAAATGCGCTCAACTTGTATTTCAAGAAATATCTACCTAACAAGCAGGTACTTATGTTTAATGCGGTGGGTACGTCTATCAACTCAGACTACGATTATCGTTATAACCAAGAGGACAATGGTTTTCAAACTAGCTATGGTGTGGAAGGAAAGAAATCATCTGTTATTGGAGAAGCGAGATACAGCAAGGATTTCGAATGGGGTAGTTTGACTTCTGGTATACATTCCTTCTATGAGCACACAAAAAACCACTATACGAGTAGCGCATCTAACGAAGGAAAGATGATAAACATTAGCTCTAAGGCCTACGTTCAGCTAGATGGTCGATGGGGAAAATTTTCAGGCAGTGCAAATTTGGCCATAGAAGATCAGTATTACAAACAACAAAGTGATCGTTACCACAAGCAGATGTTTAGCCCAAGCGGTAAACTCAACTATGACATCAATCAACGTTTGAGTTTGGGGTATGATTTCAATCTTGCATCTCGTCTTCCAGCCCTGAGTTCTATGAATAATACTGCGTATCAGATTGACCAATGGGAGCGTCGCATGGGAAATTCTGGTTTGAAGCCATTTAATCACATTGAGCATTCGCTAACGTTAGCTTATTACAATCAAAAGTGCTATGCTATGTTACAAGGGGTATATGCGTACAACAAAAATGCAATTATGCCAACCCTAACTCGTACGGAAGAAGAGAATGAACACGTCTTTTTTGACAATGGTGTCGGAAATCAACGTAACTTCAAACAATTGGTTTTGACGGCATATTTGCGCTATACATTATTTCAAAATAAACTGGTATTGAGTGGCACGGGAAGTTACATTCACTACCACGCTGATAGCGAACTTTACAATAATCGCCGTGGTTTTTTCTTTGGCAATTTGGGAGTTGAGAGTTATTTAGGTAAGCTTTATCTCTCGGCTAACATACGTAGTCGCTACAATGCCCTACACGCTGAGAGTATTTGGTACAATGAATACGCTAGCTCTCTTAGCGCGATGTACAAGTGGAAGAACTATCAATTAGGATTGGTATGGGAGCAACCTTTGCAATCTACTGGAACGAATAGTAGTGTCATAACAACGAATAATGTTGTGCGAAAGATGTTATATCAACGCAACCCTGAGGCGGGTAACCATATTCTCCTTACTTTCTCGTGGAGGTGGGATCATGGTCTGAAATCAAAGGCTCAAGATGTAGAGCTAGATAATAAGGATACAAATGCTGGTATTCTCAAATAA
- a CDS encoding TonB-dependent receptor yields MEPRQKRTIPHQSSARLIALTAGLLAFAPINSFASLNKNSVSNEQKQTQTISGTVKDENGMPIIGASISELNGDKTGAITDVNGRFSISVAPGTTIKVVYIGYSPQAFKVKGNQTTYDIILREDQQSLNEVVVIGYGVQKKANLTGSVASINSEKLESRPVSSVSAALAGTMAGVTAIQRSGEPGSQTGSLTIRGKNSINAAAPLTIVDGVPGSMNNIDPQDIESISVLKDAASAAIYGVQAANGVIVITTKKGQNNQKARIDYSGMVSSTSPTAHLNFLGAADYAMLFNEATKNENPNAAQPFSDEDIQKYRDGSDPIGHPNTDWYKEVFKKSAIETQHNVSLSGGSQNTSYMGSVGYVYQDGLTRARNYKRFNGRMNIDSKVSKWLSIGLNASAYRDITNDNYEGSASLMHYVNRIPPTYKIYNEDGTFNYNSMNNPVAVQGYATGKTTIYNSQFFGSAYAEIRPISGLSLKALYNIRHDAQDYRRFKAHYEYGSGNNIANTGDREGQHNYYNWNWYTTQFLANYLKTFARHHTVNALLGYEKVDYTYRYTKTSRKGGGSNDLQEALDALDSKSQKNEDNGLDKIQCSYFGRLQYDYDDKYLFEFNLRSDGSSVFKKEHRWGYFPAVSLAWRASEESFIKDKVDWISNLKLRLGWGKTGNVELKEDDVYPTVSTFAYGTSVIGNTLTTSMFESRYVNDNLTWATVTNYELGIEAGFLQNKVGFELDLYKKRTNDMLLRLPIQGVLGVEAPYQNAGSVENTGFDLNVYHNNKIGKDFRYSVNLNLSYVKNKITNLKGTDGPDPDNDKYWFKEGYAIGSFYGYVADGFFNTKEELAAGPKRTGGEQLGDIRYKNLTEGDNNITAADRQVIGKNFPSWTTGLNISLFYKDFDMSMLWQGAFDVDAYYIMESAYSFFNSGKVLKRHLDRWTPTHHNATYPRVTRNSQTNFATSSFWLQDASYVRLKNITLGYNIPQAVTKKLGIERVKVYLSGENLLTFDHLDGIDPESPSDTRGNFYSNIKKVTLGLKVTF; encoded by the coding sequence ATGGAACCTAGACAAAAGCGGACTATCCCGCATCAAAGCAGTGCACGCTTAATAGCCTTAACTGCAGGGTTATTAGCCTTTGCGCCCATCAACTCATTTGCATCGCTTAACAAAAATAGTGTTAGCAATGAGCAGAAACAAACCCAAACCATTTCGGGAACGGTTAAAGATGAGAACGGAATGCCTATTATTGGTGCTTCGATCAGTGAACTAAATGGAGATAAAACTGGTGCGATTACCGACGTAAACGGCCGTTTCTCTATTTCAGTAGCACCGGGTACAACTATCAAAGTGGTGTACATCGGATACTCTCCTCAAGCCTTTAAAGTTAAAGGAAATCAAACAACTTACGACATTATCTTACGAGAAGACCAACAATCGCTCAACGAAGTGGTTGTAATTGGTTATGGTGTGCAAAAGAAAGCCAACCTAACAGGTTCTGTTGCATCAATCAATTCAGAGAAATTAGAAAGTCGCCCTGTATCAAGTGTCTCTGCTGCTTTGGCTGGAACTATGGCTGGTGTAACTGCAATTCAACGTTCTGGAGAACCTGGTTCGCAAACAGGTAGCCTCACAATTCGTGGTAAAAACTCTATCAATGCAGCTGCTCCTCTAACCATTGTCGACGGAGTTCCTGGTTCAATGAATAACATCGACCCACAAGACATCGAGTCTATCTCTGTCTTAAAAGATGCTGCTTCGGCTGCAATCTATGGTGTTCAGGCTGCGAATGGTGTTATTGTTATCACCACAAAGAAAGGTCAAAACAATCAAAAAGCACGTATTGACTATTCTGGTATGGTTTCTTCAACAAGTCCAACAGCTCACCTTAATTTCTTAGGAGCAGCCGATTATGCTATGCTTTTCAACGAAGCTACAAAGAATGAGAACCCTAATGCAGCTCAACCTTTTAGCGATGAAGACATTCAAAAGTATAGAGATGGAAGTGATCCAATAGGACATCCGAATACAGATTGGTATAAAGAGGTATTTAAGAAGTCGGCAATAGAAACTCAACACAACGTCTCTTTGTCTGGAGGTTCACAGAATACATCTTACATGGGATCTGTTGGTTACGTCTATCAAGATGGTTTAACCCGAGCAAGAAACTACAAACGTTTCAATGGAAGAATGAATATCGATTCAAAAGTAAGCAAATGGTTGTCGATAGGTCTTAACGCTTCGGCTTACAGAGACATCACAAACGACAACTACGAAGGCTCTGCTTCATTGATGCATTATGTGAATCGTATCCCTCCAACCTACAAAATATACAACGAAGATGGTACTTTTAATTATAATAGTATGAACAACCCCGTTGCAGTTCAAGGTTATGCAACAGGTAAGACCACTATTTATAATAGTCAGTTCTTTGGCTCTGCTTATGCAGAAATACGTCCTATTTCAGGTTTAAGCTTAAAGGCTCTCTACAACATACGCCATGATGCGCAGGATTATAGACGCTTTAAGGCTCACTATGAATATGGAAGTGGAAACAATATTGCCAACACTGGTGATAGAGAAGGACAACACAACTATTATAATTGGAACTGGTATACAACTCAATTCCTTGCCAACTATCTCAAAACTTTTGCAAGACACCACACCGTGAATGCCCTTCTTGGATATGAAAAGGTGGATTATACCTATCGATATACAAAGACAAGTCGCAAAGGTGGTGGCTCTAATGATTTGCAAGAGGCATTAGATGCGCTTGATTCTAAGAGTCAAAAGAACGAAGATAATGGATTGGATAAGATTCAATGTTCATACTTCGGTCGTCTACAATACGACTATGACGATAAGTACCTCTTCGAGTTTAACTTGCGTTCAGATGGTTCTTCTGTATTTAAGAAAGAACACAGATGGGGTTATTTCCCTGCAGTTTCATTAGCATGGAGAGCTTCTGAGGAGTCTTTTATTAAAGATAAAGTAGACTGGATTAGTAATCTTAAGCTCAGACTTGGTTGGGGTAAGACTGGTAATGTTGAGCTTAAAGAAGACGATGTTTATCCAACTGTAAGCACTTTCGCATACGGAACATCTGTAATTGGTAATACACTAACAACAAGTATGTTTGAATCTCGCTATGTAAACGATAATCTTACTTGGGCAACTGTAACCAACTACGAACTTGGTATCGAAGCTGGTTTCTTGCAAAACAAGGTTGGTTTTGAGCTAGACCTATACAAGAAACGTACGAACGACATGCTTCTTCGTCTTCCAATTCAAGGAGTTCTCGGTGTAGAGGCACCTTATCAAAATGCAGGTAGCGTTGAAAACACTGGTTTTGACCTTAATGTTTATCACAATAATAAGATTGGAAAAGACTTCCGTTATTCGGTTAATTTGAATCTTTCTTATGTGAAAAATAAGATCACAAACTTGAAAGGTACAGACGGACCCGACCCAGATAATGACAAATATTGGTTCAAAGAAGGTTATGCTATTGGTTCTTTCTATGGCTATGTTGCTGATGGTTTCTTCAATACTAAAGAAGAACTTGCAGCCGGACCTAAACGAACTGGCGGCGAACAGCTTGGAGATATCAGATATAAAAACTTGACTGAAGGAGACAATAATATAACAGCTGCAGACCGACAAGTTATCGGAAAGAACTTCCCAAGCTGGACTACAGGTCTTAATATCTCGCTCTTCTATAAAGATTTTGATATGTCTATGCTATGGCAAGGAGCCTTCGACGTTGATGCTTACTACATAATGGAATCTGCTTATTCGTTCTTTAACAGTGGAAAAGTGTTGAAACGCCACCTCGACAGATGGACTCCTACTCACCACAATGCCACCTATCCACGTGTAACTCGTAACTCTCAAACAAACTTTGCTACATCTTCTTTCTGGCTTCAAGATGCTTCTTACGTTCGTTTAAAGAACATTACATTAGGCTATAACATACCTCAAGCCGTAACAAAGAAGCTCGGTATTGAAAGAGTTAAAGTGTATCTATCAGGAGAAAACCTACTTACTTTCGACCATTTAGATGGTATCGACCCAGAATCTCCATCTGATACACGTGGTAACTTCTACTCAAACATCAAGAAAGTGACATTAGGATTAAAAGTAACATTCTAA
- a CDS encoding carbon-nitrogen hydrolase, translated as MQNKIKVGFIQQHNTNDINDNMQRLKKGIEQLAKQGAQLIVLQELHNSLYFCQLETVDNFDLAEPIPGPSTAFFSEIAAANNVVIVTSLFEKRAAGLYHNTAVVIEKDGSIAGKYRKMHIPDDPAYYEKFYFTPGDLGFAPIQTSLGKLGILVCWDQWYPEAARLMALNGAELLIYPTAIGYESSDAEEEKQRQREAWTTVQRGHAVANGLPVIAVNRVGFEPDPSQQTQGITFWGSSFVAGSQGEFIYRASETEEECTIVEVDLQRSEQVRRWWPFLRDRRIDEYHNITKRFID; from the coding sequence ATGCAAAATAAAATAAAGGTTGGTTTCATTCAACAACACAACACTAACGATATAAACGACAACATGCAACGCTTGAAAAAGGGCATCGAACAACTTGCAAAGCAAGGTGCTCAGCTCATTGTTCTACAAGAATTGCATAATAGTCTTTATTTTTGTCAGCTTGAAACTGTAGACAACTTCGATTTAGCAGAACCCATTCCTGGTCCTTCTACCGCTTTTTTTAGCGAGATTGCAGCAGCAAATAATGTCGTGATTGTAACCTCATTATTCGAGAAAAGAGCGGCAGGACTATATCATAACACTGCTGTTGTGATTGAAAAAGATGGTAGTATTGCTGGCAAATACCGCAAGATGCATATTCCAGACGACCCTGCTTACTATGAAAAGTTCTACTTTACACCTGGCGATTTGGGCTTTGCTCCAATCCAAACATCATTGGGTAAGCTCGGAATTTTAGTGTGTTGGGATCAATGGTACCCTGAAGCTGCACGCTTAATGGCATTGAATGGAGCCGAATTATTAATCTACCCCACTGCTATTGGTTATGAAAGTAGCGATGCAGAAGAAGAGAAACAACGCCAGAGAGAGGCATGGACAACAGTTCAAAGAGGTCATGCTGTGGCTAATGGATTGCCTGTTATCGCAGTAAATCGTGTAGGATTCGAACCCGATCCATCACAACAAACACAAGGAATTACCTTCTGGGGAAGCTCATTTGTTGCGGGATCGCAAGGCGAATTTATTTATCGTGCATCTGAAACAGAAGAAGAATGCACCATTGTTGAAGTCGATTTACAAAGAAGTGAGCAGGTTAGACGCTGGTGGCCCTTCCTTCGTGACCGTCGAATAGACGAATATCACAACATCACTAAGCGTTTTATCGACTAA
- a CDS encoding RagB/SusD family nutrient uptake outer membrane protein gives MKKTSLYIIAAFIGTSLFSCADLDRFPIDEIASKNGWQNNDDATKAVNKLYTCAPEWDSEGIVGLTDEAINSDDAVHGIKWAEGNLAKGVYDPQDFSWKSNYETIRNANIIILNTPNITSMTDAQKNTILAQARFFRAYQYFQLIRQFGDVPYTDSPLKLSDQENITRTPKAEVYKHILEDFDFAAANLPKEWSGADDARITKGGALAMKARAALSQNDWKVARDAAKAVMDLGVYELWDSGNTGRYKELFWSATDANCKETILKRQFLANKSDWYLIGWEAFPTQGWGGINPTQSLVDAFEDINGAPISKSTIYDPTNPFAKRDPRLEVTVLHDGETMYGKTLRTAPLKSCHPTGIGTHGDATATGYNQQKWLDPTIDPRTDGWHMDSDYKILRYAEVLLTYAEAENELNGLSQSAFDAVNLVRKRVGMPELQNTNSASPTYCATQKDLRERIQNEWRVEFALEGGQRQWHIRRWGIAKQVLNAPILGLRYKLVDSPSAVAGDDGKICILYSQDADAKQVVVRTGHYEDHNILYPIPQKERDLNKKLTQNPGYPQ, from the coding sequence ATGAAAAAGACATCTTTATATATTATAGCTGCATTTATTGGCACAAGTTTATTTTCTTGCGCTGATTTAGACAGATTTCCAATTGACGAAATTGCTTCAAAAAATGGTTGGCAGAACAACGACGATGCCACTAAAGCAGTGAACAAACTATATACTTGCGCCCCAGAATGGGATAGTGAGGGTATAGTTGGTCTTACTGATGAAGCTATAAACTCTGATGATGCCGTACATGGTATTAAATGGGCTGAAGGTAATTTGGCAAAAGGTGTGTATGACCCACAAGACTTTAGCTGGAAGAGTAATTATGAAACGATACGCAATGCGAACATTATTATTCTTAACACACCTAATATAACCAGTATGACTGATGCCCAAAAGAATACTATCTTGGCACAAGCAAGATTCTTTAGAGCTTATCAATACTTTCAACTTATCAGACAGTTTGGTGATGTTCCCTATACCGATTCGCCACTAAAACTAAGCGACCAAGAGAACATTACACGCACACCTAAAGCTGAAGTGTACAAGCATATTCTTGAAGATTTCGACTTTGCTGCGGCTAATCTTCCTAAAGAATGGAGCGGTGCAGATGATGCTCGCATCACTAAAGGAGGTGCATTGGCAATGAAAGCTCGTGCAGCTCTTAGTCAAAACGACTGGAAAGTGGCAAGAGATGCCGCTAAAGCAGTGATGGATTTAGGCGTATATGAATTGTGGGATTCTGGCAACACTGGTCGTTATAAGGAGTTATTCTGGAGTGCAACCGATGCAAATTGTAAAGAAACCATTCTTAAACGTCAATTCCTAGCCAACAAATCAGACTGGTATCTCATTGGTTGGGAAGCATTTCCAACTCAGGGATGGGGTGGTATCAACCCTACACAAAGCCTTGTTGACGCTTTTGAAGATATCAACGGAGCACCTATCAGCAAGTCTACTATCTACGATCCAACAAATCCATTTGCTAAAAGAGACCCACGTTTGGAAGTAACTGTGCTACACGATGGGGAAACTATGTATGGCAAAACTCTTAGAACTGCACCTTTGAAATCTTGTCACCCAACAGGTATTGGCACACACGGAGACGCTACTGCAACTGGATATAACCAACAAAAGTGGCTCGATCCTACAATAGATCCACGGACAGATGGTTGGCATATGGATTCTGATTATAAGATTTTGCGCTATGCAGAGGTTCTTCTTACTTATGCAGAAGCAGAAAACGAGCTAAATGGTCTTAGTCAATCTGCCTTCGATGCGGTTAATCTTGTTCGCAAAAGAGTGGGTATGCCAGAGCTACAAAACACCAATTCGGCAAGTCCAACCTATTGCGCAACACAAAAAGATCTACGTGAACGTATTCAAAACGAATGGCGTGTGGAATTTGCTTTAGAAGGTGGTCAACGTCAATGGCACATTCGTCGTTGGGGAATTGCTAAACAAGTGCTTAACGCCCCTATTCTTGGCTTGCGCTATAAACTTGTTGATTCGCCCTCTGCAGTTGCAGGAGATGATGGTAAGATTTGTATTCTTTACTCTCAAGATGCTGACGCTAAGCAAGTAGTTGTACGTACAGGTCATTACGAAGATCACAATATTCTCTATCCAATCCCACAAAAAGAAAGAGATCTTAATAAGAAATTAACTCAAAATCCAGGCTATCCTCAATAG
- a CDS encoding agmatine deiminase family protein: MIQNEQQNRVLPAEWYPQKGVMLTWAHAETDWRPYLNEINKTLLSLAKAIAKYEKVLVVAQQKEEVLQMLNDELGPQLMQNVTVVECKTNDTWARDHGFITLLEEQNDGSVQPVYMDFQFNGWGKKFESQYDNAINQYLCDSNIIKGKWQDCNHFVLEGGSIESDGEGTIFTTSTCLLAPNRNQPLTKQEIEEQLIHFFNAKRVVWLDHGELIGDDTDGHIDTIVRIAPNNTIVYVGCEDTNDEQYNDFKALKEQLFALKTLDNKPYRLLELPMTKAIYNDENQRLPATYANFLIINNAVILPTYNQPENDKKAAEVLQEAFPDREIISIDAQIVIEQHGSLHCLTMQIPQEAEGIL, translated from the coding sequence ATGATACAGAACGAACAACAAAATAGAGTGTTACCTGCTGAATGGTATCCTCAAAAAGGTGTGATGTTGACATGGGCACACGCTGAAACCGACTGGCGTCCATACCTCAATGAGATTAACAAAACATTGCTTTCGTTGGCTAAAGCCATTGCAAAATACGAGAAAGTGCTGGTTGTTGCTCAGCAGAAAGAAGAGGTTTTGCAAATGCTTAACGATGAGTTAGGCCCACAATTGATGCAGAACGTAACGGTAGTTGAATGTAAAACAAACGACACTTGGGCACGAGATCATGGCTTTATCACCCTTCTTGAAGAGCAAAACGATGGTTCTGTCCAACCTGTTTACATGGATTTTCAGTTCAATGGCTGGGGAAAGAAGTTCGAATCGCAATATGATAACGCTATCAATCAATATCTTTGCGACAGCAATATTATAAAAGGTAAGTGGCAAGACTGCAATCATTTTGTTTTAGAAGGCGGTTCTATTGAAAGCGATGGCGAAGGAACTATCTTTACAACAAGCACTTGTTTGTTGGCACCTAACCGCAATCAGCCTCTTACTAAGCAAGAGATTGAAGAACAACTCATTCACTTTTTCAATGCAAAACGTGTGGTTTGGTTAGACCATGGCGAACTAATTGGCGACGACACCGATGGACATATCGACACAATTGTGCGCATTGCGCCTAACAACACCATTGTTTACGTGGGTTGTGAAGATACAAACGATGAGCAATACAACGACTTTAAGGCTCTTAAAGAACAACTTTTTGCACTTAAAACACTCGACAATAAACCTTATCGTTTGCTTGAGTTACCAATGACAAAGGCTATCTACAACGACGAAAACCAACGTCTTCCTGCTACCTATGCCAATTTCCTCATCATCAACAATGCCGTTATTTTGCCTACATATAATCAGCCAGAGAACGACAAAAAGGCTGCAGAAGTGTTGCAAGAGGCGTTTCCTGACAGAGAAATTATTAGTATAGACGCTCAAATTGTCATCGAGCAACATGGCTCATTGCATTGCCTAACGATGCAGATTCCACAAGAAGCAGAAGGTATTCTCTAA
- a CDS encoding ATP-binding cassette domain-containing protein, with protein MKLELKDIPFETIDSTSSFSLSFTVEEQELVSIYTTNASEMGCLFDYILGFKPYKSGYISIDGAVVDSQSAAYFRQNLAFIPTHFCEYKESVIDLFQLHLKANDNKEAHCKEQLKYLLKEIGIDKEILKQKYCSLTPFEQQVILLCFSIISPKDLVLIDHLWCDEEGEEQTILQYLLNKIREQGSGILAVTSNETIANNGTKRINL; from the coding sequence ATGAAGCTAGAATTAAAAGATATACCTTTCGAAACCATAGACTCTACGTCCTCGTTTAGCTTGTCTTTCACCGTAGAAGAACAAGAATTGGTGAGCATCTACACCACCAATGCCAGTGAAATGGGGTGCTTGTTTGATTATATTTTGGGCTTTAAGCCTTATAAATCGGGGTATATCAGTATAGATGGAGCCGTTGTTGATAGCCAGTCTGCAGCCTATTTTCGGCAGAACTTAGCTTTTATTCCAACCCATTTTTGCGAGTATAAAGAGAGTGTTATAGACCTTTTTCAATTGCATTTAAAAGCAAACGACAACAAAGAAGCTCATTGTAAAGAGCAATTGAAATATCTTTTGAAAGAAATAGGCATAGATAAAGAAATCCTAAAACAAAAATATTGCAGTTTAACTCCATTCGAACAGCAAGTAATACTCTTATGCTTTTCGATTATTTCGCCCAAAGATTTAGTGCTAATAGATCATCTCTGGTGTGACGAGGAGGGTGAAGAACAAACCATTCTTCAATATCTTTTAAATAAAATAAGAGAGCAGGGAAGTGGCATTTTAGCTGTAACAAGCAACGAAACGATTGCCAACAACGGAACAAAACGAATCAATTTATAA
- a CDS encoding integrase core domain-containing protein produces the protein MEGIHYVHSIAELCRKYPCKKYNIKHNYGNPIHLQAQGKVERYHRSMKNIIKLNHYFYPSELEKAIDGWVKYYNERRFHE, from the coding sequence ATGGAAGGAATCCATTACGTGCATAGTATTGCCGAGCTCTGTCGTAAGTATCCCTGTAAGAAATATAATATCAAGCACAACTATGGCAATCCCATACATCTGCAGGCACAAGGAAAGGTAGAACGATATCACAGATCAATGAAAAATATAATTAAGCTAAATCATTATTTCTACCCCTCTGAACTGGAAAAGGCTATCGATGGGTGGGTGAAATATTATAATGAGAGAAGGTTTCATGAATAG
- a CDS encoding ABC transporter permease: MTLSFFSCFFIIILLFLPIYILYNIGSTKQNRVFIALLKMGVGAVFIGLVIYYAMKINNTFINVLLSLVAPLLATYAATLKKQPHRKHFFTPLLIANCVVLLLLVLPAHYALSGADNFFSAQYLLPLLPITYCSVAVTTAKGINAYANGLLNDGKLYYYLQANGASHNTSIRYLLRRAIEKATIMNLKPLCLVVSGTAPWVLCIMIMCGIGIGEALVAQVVCILLAFASSIVSLFICLTLSQKYTFDPYQQFKQ, encoded by the coding sequence ATGACACTATCTTTTTTTAGTTGCTTTTTTATCATAATATTGTTGTTCCTTCCTATTTATATATTATATAATATAGGTTCAACAAAGCAAAATAGAGTGTTTATTGCATTGCTAAAGATGGGTGTTGGTGCAGTTTTTATAGGCTTAGTGATATACTATGCTATGAAAATAAACAACACCTTTATCAACGTCCTTTTATCTCTTGTGGCTCCATTGTTAGCCACTTATGCTGCAACATTAAAGAAACAGCCTCACAGAAAGCATTTTTTTACCCCCTTGCTCATTGCCAATTGTGTTGTGTTGCTATTGCTTGTGTTGCCCGCTCATTATGCTTTATCGGGCGCAGACAACTTTTTTTCGGCACAATACCTCCTTCCTTTGTTACCAATAACCTATTGTTCGGTAGCGGTTACTACAGCAAAAGGAATAAACGCTTATGCTAATGGACTGCTAAATGATGGTAAGTTATACTATTATTTACAAGCAAATGGAGCCTCTCACAATACTTCTATACGCTATTTGTTGCGTCGTGCTATCGAAAAGGCTACAATAATGAACCTTAAACCCTTATGCCTTGTGGTTTCGGGAACCGCTCCTTGGGTGTTGTGCATTATGATAATGTGTGGTATAGGCATTGGAGAAGCCCTCGTTGCACAGGTGGTTTGTATTCTTCTTGCATTCGCTTCGTCTATCGTGTCGTTGTTTATTTGCTTAACCCTATCGCAAAAATATAC